From a single Brassica oleracea var. oleracea cultivar TO1000 chromosome C5, BOL, whole genome shotgun sequence genomic region:
- the LOC106292691 gene encoding peroxidase 30-like encodes MKLLHVMAAFAAMFLMGMFVSSDGQLQMNFYAKSCPKAEKIISDHIEKHIHNGPSLAAPLIRMHFHDCFVRGCDGSVLINSTSGNAEKDAPPNLTLRGFGFVERIKTILEAECPRTVSCADIIALTARDAVVATGGPWWSVPTGRRDGRISNLTEASNNIPPPTSNFTTLQRLFANQGLNLKDLVLLSGAHTIGVSHCSSMNTRLYNFSTTVKQDPALDSEYAANLKANKCKSLNDNTTILEMDPGSRKSFDLSYYRLVLKRRGLFQSDSALTTNSATLKMINDLVNGSEEKFYKAFAKSMEKMGRVKVKTGSAGVIRTVCSVAGS; translated from the exons ATGAAGCTATTACATGTCATGGCTGCCTTTGCAGCGATGTTTCTTATGGGAATGTTTGTATCATCCGATGGTCAGCTTCAAATGAATTTCTACGCCAAAAGCTGTCCAAAAGCAGAGAAAATAATTTCGGATCATATTGAAAAACATATCCATAATGGTCCGTCTCTTGCAGCTCCTCTCATCAGAATGCACTTCCATGATTGCTTCGTCAGG GGATGTGATGGATCAGTGTTGATAAATTCAACATCTGGGAACGCAGAGAAAGATGCACCACCAAATCTAACACTTAGAGGATTCGGTTTCGTGGAGAGAATAAAGACTATTCTCGAAGCAGAGTGTCCTAGGACTGTATCCTGCGCTGATATCATCGCTTTGACCGCTAGAGACGCAGTTGTTGCCACC GGAGGTCCTTGGTGGAGTGTTCCGACCGGAAGAAGAGACGGTAGGATCTCAAATTTGACTGAGGCTTCGAACAACATTCCCCCGCCAACTAGTAACTTCACCACGTTACAACGACTTTTCGCTAACCAAGGCCTTAATCTCAAAGACCTTGTCCTGCTCTCCG GGGCTCACACTATTGGCGTCTCTCATTGTTCTTCCATGAATACTCGCCTCTACAACTTCTCGACGACAGTCAAACAAGATCCAGCTCTGGACAGCGAGTACGCAGCGAACCTAAAGGCCAACAAATGTAAGAGCCTCAACGACAACACCACCATTCTCGAGATGGATCCAGGTAGCCGTAAAAGCTTCGATCTCAGTTACTACAGGCTTGTCTTGAAGAGGAGAGGTCTCTTTCAGTCTGATTCTGCCTTGACGACAAACTCAGCTACGTTAAAGATGATCAACGACTTGGTCAATGGTTCTGAAGAGAAGTTTTACAAGGCTTTCGCTAAGTCGATGGAGAAGATGGGGAGAGTTAAAGTGAAGACGGGCTCAGCCGGTGTGATCAGGACAGTTTGTTCTGTTGCCGGAAGTTAG